The nucleotide sequence TACATTACTCGATCGTACCCTGGAGCGTCGACGTGGCCTCTCCCTCCCCTGTCACGCAAGGCATGCCCCGTAAGGCCGCATTGGCGGCCTGGATCGGCAGTGCCTTGGAGTACTACGACTTCTTCATCTACGGAACCGCCGCCGCACTGGTGTTCAACAAGGTCTTCTTCCCCGCTTCCTCCCCCGCCACCGGAACGCTGCTCGCGCTGGCCACCTTCGGCGTCGGCTACCTCGCCCGTCCGGTCGGCGCGTTCGTGCTCGGGCACGTCGGCGACCGGCTGGGCCGCAAAAAGGTCCTGGTGTTCACGCTGGTGCTGATGGGTGTCACGACTTTCCTGGTCGGCTGCTTGCCCACGTACGCCTCCGTCGGCGTGCTCGCGCCGGTCCTGCTGGTGATACTTCGCCTCCTGCAAGGACTTTCGGCCGCCGGTGAGCAGGCGGGCGCCAATTCGATGTCGCTGGAGCACGCGCCGTCCCACCGGCGCGGTTACTACACGAGCTTCACCCTCAGCGGCACCCAAGCCGGCCAGATCCTGGCCACCGCGGTGTTCCTGCCGATCGCCGCGCTCCCCCAGGAGCAGCTGCTCACCTGGGGCTGGCGGATCCCGTTCTGGTGCAGCGCCGTCGTGGTGGTGGTCGGCTTCGTGATCCGCCGCAAGATCGACGAGACCCCGGTGTTCCAACAGAACCGGGCCGACGTCGCCAAACTGCCGGTCGCCGTGCTGTTCCGGACGCACTGGAAGGACGTGCTCCGCGTGGTCGTCGCGGCCACCATCGCCTCCGTCAGCACGATCTTCACCGTCTACGCGCTGAGCTACGCGGTCAACACGGTCGGACTGGAACGCGGGCCGATCCTGTGGGTCGGCGTACTGGCCAATGTCGCCGCGCTGCTCGCGATCCCTTTCCTGGCCGGGCTTTCCGACCGGATCGGCCGCAAACCGGTGTTCATCGCGGGCTGCCTCGCCTGCGCGGTGCTGATCTTCCCCTATCTGTGGTCCATTTCGGACGGTTCCTATCCGCTGATCCTCACTCTCGGCATCTTGCTCTTCGGTGTCGCCTACAGCGCCGTCAACGGGGTGTGGCCGTCGTTCTACGGTGAGATGTTCAGCGCCAGGGTCCGCCTTTCGGGGATGGCGATCGGCACGCAGATCGGGTTCGCCGTCGCCGGGTTCGCCCCGAGCGTGGTCGCCGCCATCGGTTCGGGGA is from Amycolatopsis lurida and encodes:
- a CDS encoding MFS transporter is translated as MPRKAALAAWIGSALEYYDFFIYGTAAALVFNKVFFPASSPATGTLLALATFGVGYLARPVGAFVLGHVGDRLGRKKVLVFTLVLMGVTTFLVGCLPTYASVGVLAPVLLVILRLLQGLSAAGEQAGANSMSLEHAPSHRRGYYTSFTLSGTQAGQILATAVFLPIAALPQEQLLTWGWRIPFWCSAVVVVVGFVIRRKIDETPVFQQNRADVAKLPVAVLFRTHWKDVLRVVVAATIASVSTIFTVYALSYAVNTVGLERGPILWVGVLANVAALLAIPFLAGLSDRIGRKPVFIAGCLACAVLIFPYLWSISDGSYPLILTLGILLFGVAYSAVNGVWPSFYGEMFSARVRLSGMAIGTQIGFAVAGFAPSVVAAIGSGKDDWLGVAVFTAAVCLLSAAAALTARETHRVPTEDLGVPHVRWVKEPTSATRGG